Proteins from one Bos taurus isolate L1 Dominette 01449 registration number 42190680 breed Hereford chromosome 7, ARS-UCD2.0, whole genome shotgun sequence genomic window:
- the OR7A79 gene encoding olfactory receptor family 7 subfamily A member 79: MEHRNETPISEFILLGLSNEPELQPLIFGLFLSMYLITVIGNLLIMLAVSSDSHLHTPMYFFLSNLSFVDICFISTTIPKMLKNIRTQNKVITYEGCIIQMHFFILFATLDVFLLTVMAYDRFVAICHPLHYTVIMKPRVCGLLVLLTWIMSALNSLIQSIMVLWLAFCTDLEIPHFFCEVNQVVQLACSDTFLNDLLMYFVTGVYGGISLTGILYSYSKVVSSILGISSARGKYKAFSTCASHLSVVSLFYCTVLGVYLSSAATHSSQSIAVFSVMYTVVTPMLNPFIYSLRNKDIKRALKRIIGMAAI; this comes from the coding sequence ATGGAACACAGGAATGAGACACCAATTTCAGAATTTATTCTCCTGGGATTATCAAATGAACCAGAACTGCAACCCCTCATATTTGGACTTTTCCTCTCCATGTACCTAATCACTGTGATTGGAAACCTGCTCATCATGCTGGCTGTCAGCTCagactcccacctccacacccccatgtacttcttcctctccaatctGTCCTTTGTAGACATCTGCTTTATctccaccaccatcccaaagATGTTGAAGAACATAAGGACACAGAACAAAGTAATAACCTATGAAGGCTGCATCATCCAGATgcattttttcatactttttgcAACATTGGATGTGTTCCTCTTGACCGTGATGGCTTATGACCGCTttgtggccatctgccacccaCTCCACTACACAGTCATCATGAAACCCCGGGTCTGTGGACTGCTGGTTCTGCTGACCTGGATCATGAGTGCTCTGAATTCCTTGATACAAAGCATAATGGTGTTGTGGCTGGCTTTCTGTACAGACTTGGAAATCCCCCACTTTTTCTGTGAAGTTAATCAAGTGGTTCAACTTGCTTGTTCTGACACTTTTCTTAATGACCTGTTGATGTATTTTGTAACTGGGGTGTATGGTGGCATTTCCCTCACTGGAATTCTTTACTCATATTCTAAGGTAGTTTCCTCTATACTAGGAATTTCATCTGCTCGGGGGAAGTATAAAGCATTTTCCACCTGTGCCTCTCACCTCTCAGTTGTCTCTTTATTCTATTGTACAGTCCTGGGTGTATATCTTAGCTCTGCTGCTACTCACAGCTCACAATCAATTGCTGTTTTCTCggtgatgtacactgtggtcacacccatgctgaaccccttcatctacagtCTGAGGAATAAAGACATAAAGAGGGCTTTGAAAAGGATCATTGGGATGGCAGCTATATAA